The genomic DNA TGACACGGTATACAAACTGTTTATTGAACCTTCGCAAATTAAACATACGATTCTCAACGATCTCATTCAAGAAATCAATGTGAAAGTGAATGTCATTCATGCGATTACAGCTAACATACAAGATGAAACTATAGGATATCTCTGGCTTCAAGTAACAGGAAATCCTGCTCAACAAAGCGATGTTCGTTCATACTTTGAAACACATCACATTCAATACGAGGAGGGATTACCATCATGTTAGGTTCATCAATCGAAACATCTCAGTTACTCGAAGCGCTGTATCAAACATTATATATGGTCACGTTTGCCCTTGTTCTCGGCGCCATTATTGGGATACCGCTAGGCATTCTACTCGTTGTGACGAGACAAAATGGAATATGGCCTAACGCCATCATTCATCATATTTTAAATCCAATTATTAATATATTGCGATCTATTCCGTTTATCATTTTGTTAATTGCGATTATTCCTTTTACAAAATTAATTGTTGGCACATCGATTGGGACAACGGCTGCTATTGTTCCTTTAACTGTCTATGTCGCACCTTATATTGCAAGATTGGTTGAGAATTCACTGCTAGAGGTAGATGCGGGTATCATTGAAGCTGCACACGCGATGGGGGCTTCGCCAATGCAAATCATTCGATACTTTCTTTTACCTGAAGCACTGGGATCACTTATCTTATCTATTACTACGGCCATTATTGGTCTGATAGGGGCAACTGCTATGGCCGGCGCGGTCGGTGGTGGCGGTATCGGGGATATGGCCCTTGTCTATGGTTACCAACGCTTTGACACACTTGTCATTGTGATTACAGTCGTGGTTTTAGTCATTATTGTTCAATTAATACAATCTGTCGGCAACGTACTTGCGAAAAAAGTACGTCGACATTAATCGGAGGTTTTATGAGATGAAAAAATTACTGACACTCTTAGTTCTTGCTGTACTGGTACTTAGCGCCTGTGGGAAAAGTGATACAAAAAAAGTGACAATTGGGGTTGCTTCAAATGATACAAAAGCATGGGAAAAAGTAAAAGAATTGGCGAAAAAAGACAATATTGATTTGGAAATCAAACAATTTTCAGATTACAACGTTCCAAACACTGCGCTCAACGATGGGGATATTGATATGAACGCATTCCAACATTTTGCATTTCTGAATGAATTTAAAAAAGCGAATAAAGGGACTCATATTACACCAATTCGTACTTCTGTTTTAGCACCTCTTGGGGTCTATTCAAAAAAAGTGAAAGACATTAAAGACGTGAAAGACGGTGCCAAAGTCGTGATTCCGAATGACGTTTCTAACCAAGCACGCGCACTCAAACTTCTTGAAAAAGCAGGCTTACTTAAACTGAAAAAAGATTTTGGCTTATCTAGTTCAATCAAAGATATTCAATCTAACCCTAAAAACTTAGATATTAAAGCCGTAGATGCGCAACAAACAGCACGTGCCCTTTCTGATGTCGATATTTCAGTCATTAATAATGGGGTTGCAACAAAAGCAGGATTAGATGCAAAGAAAGATCCGATTTACTTAGAAGATGCGAAATCAGATGCAGTTAAACCATATATCAATATCATTGCTGTTAACTCTAAAGATAAAGATAATAAAACGTATAAGAAAATTGCAGAACTTTATCATTCTAAAGAAGCAAAATCTGCTTTAAAAGAGGATACAAAAGATGGTGAAGTTGTTGTCGACCTTAAAGAAA from Staphylococcus schleiferi includes the following:
- a CDS encoding methionine ABC transporter permease produces the protein MLGSSIETSQLLEALYQTLYMVTFALVLGAIIGIPLGILLVVTRQNGIWPNAIIHHILNPIINILRSIPFIILLIAIIPFTKLIVGTSIGTTAAIVPLTVYVAPYIARLVENSLLEVDAGIIEAAHAMGASPMQIIRYFLLPEALGSLILSITTAIIGLIGATAMAGAVGGGGIGDMALVYGYQRFDTLVIVITVVVLVIIVQLIQSVGNVLAKKVRRH
- the gmpC gene encoding dipeptide ABC transporter glycylmethionine-binding lipoprotein; its protein translation is MKKLLTLLVLAVLVLSACGKSDTKKVTIGVASNDTKAWEKVKELAKKDNIDLEIKQFSDYNVPNTALNDGDIDMNAFQHFAFLNEFKKANKGTHITPIRTSVLAPLGVYSKKVKDIKDVKDGAKVVIPNDVSNQARALKLLEKAGLLKLKKDFGLSSSIKDIQSNPKNLDIKAVDAQQTARALSDVDISVINNGVATKAGLDAKKDPIYLEDAKSDAVKPYINIIAVNSKDKDNKTYKKIAELYHSKEAKSALKEDTKDGEVVVDLKEKEMKEIEDSLK